In a single window of the Necator americanus strain Aroian chromosome X, whole genome shotgun sequence genome:
- a CDS encoding hypothetical protein (NECATOR_CHRX.G26440.T1): MLQADGRLWHEECLKCALCHCRLGEMGSKLYIKQDLMMCENDYRRLYGYRGMCTGCRQVIPPYDMVMRAKNNLYHLKCFRCSVCSESFVVGERFRLHDNQILCESDWRELRLFSQAAYNDRSLNQIARNLRDMPDFQPNEEEESNCSTREC, from the exons ATGCTTCAAGCGGATGGACGACTGTGGCATGAAGAGTGCCTCAAG TGCGCTTTGTGCCATTGTCGACTAGGTGAGATGGGTTCGAAGCTGTACATCAAACAGGATCTAATGATGTGTGAGAATGATTACCGTCGTTTGTATGGATACCGTGGAATGTGCACTGGATGCCGGCAAGTCATTCCACCTTATGACATGGTCATGCGTGctaa gAACAATCTGTATCACCTCAAATGTTTCCGTTGCAGCGTATGTTCCGAAAG TTTTGTTGTTGGAGAACGGTTTCGACTTCACGACAATCAAATCCTTTGCGAAAGTGACTGGAGGGAATTGAGGTTGTTCTCGCAAGCAGCGTACAACGATCGCAGTCTCAATCAGATCGCCCGTAATCTTCGCGACATGCCTGACTTTCAACCG aaCGAGGAGGAAGAGTCAAATTGTTCGACCCGAGAGTGCTAA